A section of the Verrucomicrobia bacterium CG1_02_43_26 genome encodes:
- a CDS encoding DNA polymerase → MTIIAPPSHSLCGIWIDSSGTAHVSSQSDGNARIEGENKFQPFAWLARGAGEGVNLEELPGKGRLSRMAHFDKIADYNNLLAARLDKDCYEVIRNLENQYLLQNGYRLYHDMRFTELRRCQFDIETASSGGFSDARKKDDRVLAIGLLFGEKTHYLVLEDYTDVAERDLLLAFNQLLQELDPDVMEGHNCFRFDLDYLRIRCKRLKIPCAWGRFGQQEAIFRNSRIRIAERWIDFPRCDIPGRAVFDTYLMIQIYDLTEREMESYSLKNIAVHLGISSSDNRTYIDGNSIQVQFKEDRAQFLAYLGDDLRETKGVADLLLPTYFAQAQNFPITLQEASLRGTGTKVELLLLEKYYHGRWALPDRTPVRPIEGGYTKSFASGVFKNVFYFDVASLYPSLLIQMNRNPKNDHLGIFIPLLKELRAYRLEYKKKAHEEKDPVLRKEYEARQASFKILINSFYGYLGFDGARFADSDLAAELTAKGRDLLHALIEEFQRRGATVLEADTDGLYVFAQEYSGNPMVLHDLVTTILPEGIDLEYAGSYPAMFCYKAKNYALFNGEYVIVKGSALRSRGMEPFLKELTNCLIHYKLGVSEVSPEVLLEEFTRKIESGTMDVMLLAKRERLSQNPETYAKSIDMGKKPRRASLEVALRMTPMPRMGDRVAYFIAKGEKARQPDWQRAYSVKDFNKETLPYDPTYYLKKLKDWKERYKDYLSSGEE, encoded by the coding sequence ATGACCATTATTGCTCCTCCATCACATTCTCTTTGTGGCATCTGGATAGATTCTTCGGGTACCGCGCATGTCTCTAGCCAGTCTGATGGAAACGCGCGTATTGAAGGCGAAAATAAATTTCAGCCCTTTGCCTGGCTGGCTCGAGGAGCGGGTGAAGGTGTTAACCTAGAAGAGCTTCCGGGAAAGGGGAGATTGAGCCGTATGGCTCATTTTGACAAAATTGCGGATTATAACAATCTATTGGCAGCTAGACTGGATAAGGATTGCTACGAAGTTATTCGCAATTTAGAGAACCAGTACCTTTTGCAAAATGGATATCGTTTATACCACGATATGCGCTTTACGGAACTGCGCCGCTGCCAGTTTGATATCGAGACAGCCTCTTCCGGCGGGTTTAGTGATGCCCGCAAGAAAGACGATCGTGTGCTCGCTATTGGCCTATTGTTTGGTGAAAAAACGCATTACCTGGTATTGGAAGATTATACGGATGTGGCGGAACGAGATCTCTTGCTTGCCTTTAATCAATTGCTCCAGGAACTCGATCCTGATGTGATGGAAGGGCACAATTGCTTTCGTTTTGATTTGGATTACCTACGCATTCGGTGTAAGCGGCTAAAAATTCCCTGTGCATGGGGGCGCTTTGGGCAGCAAGAAGCTATTTTCCGCAATAGTCGAATACGCATTGCTGAACGTTGGATTGATTTTCCACGGTGTGATATTCCAGGGCGAGCCGTTTTTGATACCTATTTGATGATCCAGATTTACGACCTCACTGAACGTGAGATGGAATCCTACTCCCTTAAGAATATAGCCGTTCATTTAGGTATCTCTAGTTCCGATAATCGTACTTACATTGATGGCAATAGCATACAGGTACAATTTAAAGAAGACAGGGCACAGTTTCTCGCTTATTTAGGGGATGATTTACGAGAAACGAAGGGAGTTGCTGATTTGCTCTTGCCGACTTATTTTGCCCAAGCCCAAAACTTTCCCATTACCCTACAAGAAGCGTCATTGAGGGGGACTGGCACAAAAGTGGAATTACTTTTACTTGAAAAATATTATCATGGCCGCTGGGCATTGCCCGATCGCACTCCTGTGCGCCCGATTGAAGGCGGGTATACCAAAAGCTTTGCCTCGGGAGTTTTTAAAAACGTCTTTTATTTTGACGTTGCCTCCCTTTATCCAAGCCTCCTGATTCAAATGAACCGTAACCCAAAGAATGATCATTTGGGCATCTTTATCCCGCTCCTTAAAGAATTGCGGGCATATCGTTTAGAGTATAAAAAGAAAGCGCATGAAGAAAAAGATCCCGTGCTACGCAAGGAGTATGAAGCAAGACAGGCCAGTTTCAAGATATTGATCAATTCCTTTTACGGTTACCTAGGGTTTGATGGGGCTCGATTTGCGGATAGCGATCTTGCCGCGGAGCTTACCGCTAAAGGGCGAGATTTGCTGCACGCCCTGATTGAAGAATTTCAAAGACGAGGCGCAACCGTATTGGAAGCTGATACCGATGGGTTGTATGTGTTTGCCCAAGAGTATTCGGGCAATCCTATGGTGCTGCATGATCTGGTGACCACTATTCTCCCCGAAGGCATAGACCTAGAATACGCGGGCTCTTACCCAGCCATGTTTTGTTATAAAGCCAAGAATTATGCCCTCTTTAACGGCGAGTACGTTATCGTAAAAGGATCCGCATTACGCTCTCGAGGAATGGAGCCCTTTTTGAAAGAGCTCACCAATTGCCTGATCCATTATAAGCTAGGCGTGTCTGAAGTATCACCCGAAGTATTATTAGAAGAATTTACCCGAAAAATAGAATCAGGGACGATGGATGTTATGCTGCTAGCTAAACGAGAACGCCTTAGCCAAAACCCTGAAACGTATGCGAAATCAATTGATATGGGTAAAAAGCCCCGAAGAGCATCCCTTGAAGTGGCGCTTAGAATGACCCCCATGCCGAGAATGGGAGACAGGGTAGCCTATTTTATTGCAAAAGGAGAAAAAGCCCGCCAGCCGGATTGGCAGAGAGCCTATTCTGTAAAGGATTTTAATAAAGAAACGCTCCCGTATGATCCTACTTATTACCTGAAAAAGCTCAAGGATTGGAAAGAACGATATAAGGACTATTTGTCCTCCGGAGAAGAATAG
- a CDS encoding rRNA maturation RNase YbeY — MPEAKIPPGELSIAFLERPIIIELHKNFFNDPTPTDVMTFTGDPEMDFAGEICVSPDQAMEVHNDHRVTFPYELMLYIVHGWLHLAGYNDKTTEDIQQIRHMESVVMQKILECEGLPEFVFLDNV, encoded by the coding sequence ATTCCCGAGGCTAAAATACCACCAGGGGAGCTTTCCATCGCATTTTTAGAGCGCCCCATCATTATCGAGCTACATAAAAATTTCTTTAATGACCCCACGCCAACGGATGTTATGACCTTTACCGGTGATCCTGAGATGGATTTTGCCGGAGAAATTTGCGTTTCACCTGACCAAGCTATGGAAGTGCATAATGACCACCGCGTCACATTTCCTTACGAACTCATGCTTTATATCGTGCACGGTTGGCTACACCTGGCGGGCTATAATGACAAAACAACTGAAGATATTCAGCAAATACGGCATATGGAAAGCGTGGTGATGCAAAAAATACTTGAATGTGAGGGCTTGCCTGAGTTTGTTTTTTTGGATAACGTATAG
- a CDS encoding phosphate starvation-inducible protein PhoH, translated as MESKTLHFANPRLLSQLYHNNEANLTHIEKAFNVSLTTRDDWLTIEGTQDDIARVSELFDILNLARAQGLNINDSDFDHMLIGVVEGRAHEFRETFENPLILKIRNKSLVPKTINQKRYLQFIQKHEIVLSVGPAGTGKTYLAVAAALDALLNKKVEKIILTRPAVEAGEALGFLPGDLQEKILPYLRPLYDAMYDILGPEDTEKMMEKRIIEIAPLAYMRGRTLSNAYVILDEAQNTTSEQMMMFLTRLGDNSRMIVTGDITQIDLPLKNRSGLKQAISVLNNIQGIKIFYFENSDVVRHPLVQKIIEAYEHFFNDRER; from the coding sequence ATGGAATCAAAAACACTACATTTCGCAAACCCAAGATTACTCTCTCAGCTATATCACAATAATGAGGCAAACCTCACTCATATCGAAAAAGCATTCAACGTGAGTCTTACAACTCGCGATGATTGGCTCACCATAGAGGGTACCCAAGATGACATCGCCCGTGTCTCCGAATTATTCGATATCCTGAACCTTGCCCGCGCACAGGGGCTCAATATTAATGACTCCGATTTCGATCACATGCTTATTGGCGTTGTAGAAGGGCGCGCCCATGAATTCAGGGAAACGTTTGAAAACCCGCTTATTCTCAAAATACGCAACAAAAGCCTGGTCCCAAAAACCATCAACCAAAAGCGCTACCTACAATTCATTCAAAAACATGAGATCGTCTTAAGTGTAGGGCCCGCCGGTACCGGCAAAACCTACCTGGCCGTAGCCGCCGCACTCGATGCCCTCCTCAATAAAAAAGTCGAGAAAATCATCCTAACAAGGCCAGCCGTAGAGGCTGGAGAAGCCCTCGGCTTCCTCCCAGGAGACCTCCAGGAAAAGATCCTCCCCTACCTACGCCCACTATACGATGCTATGTACGACATCCTTGGCCCCGAAGACACCGAAAAAATGATGGAAAAGCGTATCATCGAAATCGCACCCCTAGCCTACATGCGTGGCCGCACCCTCTCCAACGCCTACGTCATCCTAGACGAAGCCCAAAACACCACCTCAGAGCAAATGATGATGTTCCTCACCCGCCTAGGCGACAACAGCCGCATGATCGTCACCGGCGACATCACACAAATCGACCTCCCCCTTAAAAACAGATCGGGCCTCAAGCAAGCCATCTCCGTATTAAACAATATACAAGGCATAAAGATATTTTATTTCGAAAATTCAGACGTCGTAAGACACCCTCTTGTGCAGAAGATAATAGAAGCCTACGAACACTTCTTCAACGACCGCGAACGCTAA
- a CDS encoding glycogen synthase: MKILMVSPEVAPYAKVGGLADMVAALSKALVKLGHEVRIICPKYGGWDLSRDYKAYPEPMIVNLGYGRVEFCQLWETNFEDSGVKLNLIEYNKYFARHEIYTGPWGSHADNNERFTFLSRAAMDLCYYLNWVPDVIHCNDWTTGLIPVYLNTIEWRKPLGNVASVFSIHNLMHQGIFGPEVLGFAGLPAHVLREDCLEALGNVNMMKGGIYNATKLTTVSPNYAREIQTAEYGCGLDPVIKFRASDLVGIVNGIDTDIWNPETDKLIKANFSKDDLSGKAICKKDLQELFHLEVNDSIPVMGVISRLVDQKGLDLLLNIIPWIMHEMHIQIVILGTGESFLENGFNQMAALYPGRVGVYIGYKESLAHKIEAGSDFFIMPSRFEPCGLNQLYSMQYGTLPIARATGGLVDTIAQYQEDKDEGTGFLFQHPTPEALYYTIGWACATYYDRKSAYKKLQHNAMSHECSWDKSAKHYSETYEWAVEARSKRFG, encoded by the coding sequence ATGAAGATATTGATGGTCAGCCCCGAGGTGGCACCCTATGCGAAAGTAGGCGGATTAGCGGACATGGTGGCGGCGCTCTCTAAAGCGCTTGTGAAGCTAGGACATGAGGTGCGCATTATATGCCCGAAGTACGGTGGCTGGGATCTTTCTAGAGACTATAAAGCTTATCCTGAGCCCATGATTGTAAATTTGGGATACGGACGAGTGGAGTTTTGCCAATTGTGGGAGACGAATTTTGAAGATTCCGGTGTGAAGCTTAATTTAATTGAGTACAATAAATATTTCGCGCGACACGAAATCTATACAGGCCCCTGGGGTAGCCATGCTGATAACAATGAGCGCTTTACCTTTTTAAGCCGCGCGGCTATGGATCTATGTTATTACTTGAATTGGGTGCCGGATGTGATTCATTGCAATGATTGGACGACGGGATTGATACCTGTTTATCTCAATACAATCGAGTGGCGAAAGCCCCTAGGGAATGTGGCGAGTGTGTTCTCGATTCACAACCTGATGCACCAAGGGATCTTTGGGCCAGAGGTTTTGGGATTTGCGGGATTACCTGCCCATGTGCTTCGAGAAGACTGCTTGGAGGCGCTCGGCAATGTTAATATGATGAAAGGGGGCATATATAACGCAACCAAGTTGACGACAGTTAGCCCGAATTACGCGCGTGAGATACAGACGGCTGAGTACGGGTGCGGGTTGGATCCTGTGATAAAGTTTCGCGCGAGCGATTTAGTCGGCATTGTTAACGGGATTGATACCGATATTTGGAATCCTGAGACCGACAAACTCATTAAAGCAAACTTCAGCAAAGACGATTTATCCGGAAAAGCCATTTGTAAAAAAGACCTACAGGAGCTCTTTCATTTAGAAGTGAACGACTCTATCCCGGTGATGGGAGTCATATCCCGCCTGGTTGATCAAAAAGGACTCGATCTATTACTGAATATCATACCCTGGATTATGCACGAGATGCACATACAGATTGTGATATTGGGAACCGGAGAAAGCTTTTTGGAGAACGGGTTTAACCAGATGGCCGCCCTGTACCCAGGGCGCGTAGGCGTATACATAGGCTATAAAGAAAGCTTGGCGCATAAGATAGAAGCCGGGAGTGATTTCTTTATTATGCCAAGCCGCTTTGAGCCCTGTGGGTTAAATCAGCTATATTCGATGCAGTATGGAACCTTACCGATTGCGCGAGCGACCGGAGGCCTAGTCGATACCATTGCACAATATCAAGAAGACAAAGATGAAGGGACAGGGTTTTTATTTCAACACCCTACGCCGGAAGCCCTTTATTATACAATAGGCTGGGCATGCGCTACGTATTATGATCGGAAGTCGGCGTATAAAAAATTACAACACAATGCGATGAGCCACGAGTGCTCATGGGATAAGTCTGCCAAGCATTATTCGGAGACCTATGAATGGGCAGTTGAGGCTAGGAGTAAGCGATTTGGTTGA
- a CDS encoding chemotaxis protein CheD, whose translation MGGSPKTSNFYAQRIVVGVGDMTTSNNTSVVLSTYALGSCVGVVAYDPINSVGGILHFMLPDSRLSVEKAKKQPSMFADTGVKVFMDSLAELGVDPQRTNFFIAGGASVISQNTENNVFKIGERNVAAAKAALADYQARILDEDIGGFNNRTLHLILETGVIEVKTPSGTKIISLQ comes from the coding sequence ATGGGAGGATCCCCTAAAACTTCTAATTTTTATGCTCAACGAATAGTTGTCGGCGTTGGCGATATGACAACGTCTAATAACACGAGTGTTGTGTTGAGTACGTATGCGCTAGGCTCATGTGTTGGTGTCGTTGCCTATGATCCGATTAACAGTGTTGGTGGGATATTACATTTTATGCTGCCTGATTCCAGGCTTTCCGTGGAGAAAGCAAAGAAGCAACCCTCTATGTTTGCGGACACGGGGGTAAAAGTATTTATGGATTCCTTAGCAGAGCTAGGTGTAGACCCGCAGAGAACAAATTTCTTTATTGCCGGCGGAGCCTCTGTGATTTCACAGAATACGGAGAATAATGTCTTTAAAATAGGGGAACGTAATGTAGCAGCCGCAAAGGCAGCGTTAGCGGATTACCAAGCTAGGATTCTAGACGAGGATATAGGCGGGTTTAATAACAGAACACTCCATTTAATTCTGGAGACCGGTGTTATCGAAGTAAAAACACCCTCCGGAACCAAAATTATTTCATTACAATGA
- a CDS encoding HIT family hydrolase yields the protein MDHLHAYWRMEYVESSKQPDDKSLFTNILESGNDRAALILYRSQHAFLILNKFPYNAGHLMAVPLKEVPTLADLNLEERADYMDIIIKGQEILTKALSPSGFNIGMNIGSAAGAGIPGHLHCHIVPRWQGDTNFMPVVGNTRVLPQALDTMWQRLKQFATEEA from the coding sequence ATGGACCACCTACATGCTTATTGGCGCATGGAATACGTTGAAAGCTCTAAACAACCAGATGACAAGAGCTTGTTCACGAACATCTTGGAATCCGGAAACGATAGAGCGGCGCTCATCCTCTATCGCAGCCAACACGCTTTTCTCATCCTGAACAAATTTCCCTATAACGCCGGCCACCTCATGGCTGTTCCGCTTAAGGAAGTCCCTACATTGGCCGACCTTAACCTTGAAGAACGCGCCGATTACATGGATATTATCATTAAAGGACAAGAGATCCTCACCAAAGCCCTTTCGCCTAGCGGCTTTAATATAGGCATGAATATCGGCAGCGCTGCCGGAGCAGGCATACCAGGTCACCTTCATTGCCATATCGTCCCTCGCTGGCAGGGGGATACTAACTTCATGCCGGTGGTAGGCAACACACGTGTACTCCCTCAAGCACTGGACACCATGTGGCAGCGTCTTAAACAATTCGCTACCGAAGAGGCCTAA
- a CDS encoding histidine kinase — MNIPMSLPSQNVSRPLSSEEIQERIDDCPKLASLRSINRALGDLLSSENSVTSQIAEIIRRDPTLTARLLKMVNSVFFGLTRKVSNVEDAIFYLGLKQVRELALATPIIEELNTLQSKFKDIDWQMLWRHSIGTAIVSREILSIANYHCDDDTDYLIGLVHNIGKIVMAYVFPEHFINLVNFKAKNSQEYIQKERTVLGWDHAAIGAYYLKRHQVSPDIIEAVRFQQEPQQAPEYSLLAAAVQVADCMVRSVGVNGIEQLDPVVEGDWNKLSGWGILFDTEDEEAQYGVASLKHTIARLPNILNGMI, encoded by the coding sequence ATGAATATTCCCATGTCATTACCTTCACAAAACGTATCAAGACCCCTTTCTTCTGAAGAGATACAAGAGCGCATTGATGATTGCCCTAAATTAGCCTCGTTACGCAGTATTAATAGAGCATTGGGAGATCTTTTAAGTTCTGAGAACAGTGTTACCTCGCAGATTGCTGAAATTATTCGCAGGGATCCGACATTAACGGCGCGCTTGTTAAAAATGGTGAATTCTGTATTTTTTGGGTTAACGAGAAAAGTAAGCAATGTAGAAGACGCGATTTTTTACCTAGGATTGAAACAAGTCCGCGAGCTTGCGCTAGCGACTCCCATTATTGAAGAATTAAATACATTGCAGAGCAAATTTAAGGACATCGACTGGCAGATGCTATGGCGACATAGCATTGGTACGGCGATTGTTTCACGAGAAATCTTGTCCATTGCTAATTATCATTGCGATGACGATACCGACTACTTAATTGGGCTAGTGCATAACATTGGGAAAATTGTGATGGCGTATGTTTTTCCTGAACACTTTATTAACCTGGTTAATTTTAAAGCAAAAAATAGCCAAGAGTATATACAGAAAGAAAGAACGGTTTTAGGATGGGATCATGCGGCGATCGGCGCGTATTATTTAAAGAGACACCAAGTATCGCCGGATATCATCGAAGCAGTGCGCTTTCAGCAGGAACCTCAGCAGGCGCCGGAATATTCCTTGCTTGCGGCAGCGGTGCAAGTGGCAGATTGTATGGTTCGCTCTGTAGGCGTGAATGGGATAGAGCAATTGGACCCTGTTGTGGAAGGGGATTGGAATAAATTAAGCGGGTGGGGGATCTTGTTTGATACAGAAGATGAAGAAGCGCAATATGGAGTGGCCTCATTGAAACATACGATTGCCCGTTTGCCGAATATTTTAAACGGGATGATTTAG
- a CDS encoding glucose-6-phosphate dehydrogenase — MDTPVTKHPFLNDLGKYGAIPPTILVIFGASGDLTARKLLPAIYNLSHDNFLPPDFYLIGFGRKEISDDQFRKDSANDLSQFSRRPYNASLWESVERNTFYFTGQYDNLENFYHLKGKVEEIEKSVGRDTQLMFYISTPPGVFQTIIDNLGESGLAGRHRGKACASKVVIEKPFGRDLQSAVELNKKIGCHFQESQVFRIDHYLGKETVQDLLVQRFANSIFEPIWNFRYVDCVQITVAEALGVGSRAGYYDKNGALRDMIQNHAMQLLSLVAMEPPVSTSPEDIRNEKVKLLKAIQPINCQVEGGDVIRGQYSEGLVDGQKVPGYLSEPQINKASFTETYAAIRLYINNWRWNGVPFYIRSGKRMPRRISEIAVRFRRPPGSLFTDPNRYHLASNTMVIQIQPDEGTTLLVNSKVPGLETLTQPVKMYFRYSSTFGMNVPEAYERLLLDAMMGDGTLFIRSDETEASWKLFTPVLQFWQDMEARGLQHYPSGSWGPLAAERLLWESKHEWRSPGF; from the coding sequence ATGGATACTCCTGTTACTAAACACCCTTTTTTGAACGATTTAGGGAAGTATGGCGCCATTCCCCCGACCATTTTGGTGATCTTCGGAGCGTCCGGAGATTTGACTGCGCGTAAGCTTTTGCCAGCTATCTATAATCTTTCCCATGATAATTTTTTGCCACCGGACTTTTATTTAATCGGGTTTGGACGAAAAGAAATATCGGATGATCAATTTAGAAAAGACAGCGCTAACGATCTTTCCCAATTTTCCAGGCGCCCGTATAACGCGAGTCTTTGGGAAAGTGTTGAAAGAAATACGTTTTATTTTACCGGTCAGTATGACAACCTTGAGAACTTTTATCATCTTAAAGGCAAAGTAGAAGAGATCGAAAAGAGTGTTGGTCGCGATACTCAGTTGATGTTCTATATTTCTACACCGCCCGGTGTTTTTCAGACGATTATTGATAATCTGGGGGAATCCGGTTTAGCAGGAAGGCATCGCGGGAAGGCATGCGCATCTAAAGTTGTTATAGAAAAACCCTTTGGACGAGATTTGCAATCCGCGGTGGAGCTGAATAAAAAGATCGGCTGCCACTTTCAGGAATCACAAGTCTTCAGGATTGACCACTATTTAGGGAAAGAGACCGTACAGGACTTGCTCGTGCAGCGTTTTGCGAATTCGATATTTGAGCCCATTTGGAATTTTCGCTACGTGGACTGCGTGCAAATCACCGTTGCGGAAGCTTTAGGGGTAGGATCCAGAGCCGGTTACTATGATAAAAACGGTGCCCTTCGGGATATGATTCAAAATCACGCCATGCAGCTATTGAGTTTGGTGGCCATGGAACCCCCGGTGTCTACTAGCCCGGAAGATATACGTAATGAAAAAGTTAAGTTATTAAAAGCTATTCAACCCATCAATTGCCAAGTAGAAGGTGGGGATGTTATTCGAGGCCAGTATTCGGAAGGCTTGGTAGACGGCCAAAAAGTGCCGGGTTATCTGTCTGAACCTCAGATCAATAAAGCATCTTTTACGGAAACGTACGCCGCTATTCGGCTTTATATCAATAATTGGCGATGGAACGGAGTACCATTCTATATAAGATCCGGAAAGCGTATGCCTAGGCGGATTAGCGAGATTGCGGTACGCTTTAGACGCCCACCCGGGAGCCTTTTTACAGACCCGAATCGTTATCACCTAGCATCGAATACGATGGTGATCCAAATACAACCTGATGAAGGAACAACGCTTTTGGTAAACTCCAAGGTGCCAGGGTTAGAAACACTCACGCAGCCCGTGAAGATGTATTTTCGTTACTCCTCAACCTTCGGGATGAATGTACCAGAGGCCTATGAGCGTTTATTGCTCGATGCGATGATGGGGGACGGTACGCTCTTTATCCGTAGTGATGAAACAGAAGCTTCTTGGAAATTGTTCACTCCGGTGCTCCAGTTTTGGCAAGATATGGAAGCTCGAGGGTTGCAGCATTACCCTTCGGGTTCTTGGGGGCCACTTGCCGCGGAACGGCTTCTGTGGGAAAGTAAACATGAGTGGCGTTCTCCCGGTTTCTAA
- a CDS encoding acyl carrier protein: MTYEQVKQIVLDIISEIAPDEDLSDVKPEVPLRDQLDLDSMDFLDIVMELRKKHSIEVPEADYPRLASLDSCAEYLQPKFAK, from the coding sequence ATGACATACGAACAAGTCAAACAAATAGTACTCGATATTATCTCAGAAATCGCTCCAGATGAAGATTTGAGCGATGTTAAGCCTGAAGTGCCCTTACGTGATCAGCTCGATCTGGACTCTATGGACTTCCTGGATATCGTAATGGAACTGCGCAAAAAGCATAGCATTGAAGTGCCAGAGGCCGATTATCCTCGTCTGGCATCCTTGGATAGCTGTGCGGAGTACCTGCAACCTAAGTTTGCTAAGTAA
- a CDS encoding beta-ketoacyl synthase, producing MNHNDRIVITGIGLTAPNGNTLADFRQALLTGQPNIQRIDMRYIGPVLAGVCDFDPFIYQKRKEVRNGTRAGSIAIYCAHEAVKDSAINWEAVDRDRVGVYLGITEHGNVETENEVYNISKFDYDTKYWTHHHNPRTVANNPAGEVTINLNITGPHYTIGAACAAGNAGLIQAAQMLRLREVDYALAGGVSESCQTFGIFAGFKSQGALAEHETPNKASRPFDMDRNGIVVSEGGCIYFIERLETALARGANIIAEIAGYCMNSDAQDAVLPYPKRQAECMQKALKQANMKPSDIDIVNTHATSTPQGDEQECEAIRAVFKDSPHTYINNTKSFIGHAMGAAGALELAGNIPAFKDNLVHPTINVDKLDPKCEMPNLVINEPRKLPEVKTILNNSFGMLGINSVLIIKKYSA from the coding sequence ATGAATCACAATGATCGCATAGTCATTACGGGCATAGGGTTAACGGCTCCTAATGGCAATACCTTGGCTGATTTCCGCCAAGCGCTTCTTACAGGACAGCCTAATATTCAGCGTATTGATATGCGTTATATAGGTCCTGTGCTTGCGGGTGTTTGTGATTTTGACCCTTTTATTTATCAGAAACGCAAAGAAGTGCGTAATGGTACTCGAGCCGGTAGCATTGCTATTTACTGTGCGCATGAAGCCGTAAAAGATTCCGCGATAAACTGGGAAGCAGTAGACAGAGACCGAGTAGGGGTATATTTAGGAATCACGGAGCATGGGAACGTAGAGACTGAAAACGAGGTCTATAATATCTCGAAATTTGACTATGACACCAAGTACTGGACGCACCATCATAACCCACGAACAGTAGCCAATAACCCAGCCGGGGAAGTCACCATCAATTTAAATATTACCGGCCCACACTACACTATTGGTGCTGCTTGTGCCGCAGGAAACGCAGGCTTAATACAAGCCGCCCAAATGCTGCGCTTAAGAGAAGTGGATTACGCGCTTGCTGGGGGAGTCAGTGAAAGTTGCCAGACCTTTGGTATTTTTGCAGGGTTTAAGAGCCAAGGTGCTCTTGCCGAGCACGAAACTCCGAATAAAGCCAGCCGCCCGTTTGATATGGATCGCAATGGCATTGTTGTCAGCGAAGGTGGGTGTATCTATTTTATTGAGCGTTTGGAAACCGCACTTGCCAGGGGAGCCAATATCATTGCAGAAATCGCAGGTTATTGCATGAATTCGGACGCCCAAGATGCGGTGCTTCCTTATCCAAAACGCCAGGCGGAGTGTATGCAAAAAGCGCTGAAGCAGGCCAATATGAAGCCATCAGACATCGATATCGTCAATACGCACGCGACATCCACGCCTCAAGGTGATGAGCAAGAATGTGAGGCCATTCGCGCCGTTTTTAAAGATTCTCCGCATACTTATATTAATAATACAAAGAGCTTTATCGGGCATGCTATGGGAGCAGCCGGTGCTTTGGAGTTAGCCGGAAATATACCCGCTTTTAAAGATAATTTAGTCCATCCAACAATAAATGTAGATAAGCTTGACCCCAAGTGCGAAATGCCTAACCTTGTTATCAACGAACCACGCAAATTGCCGGAAGTGAAGACGATACTAAATAACTCCTTTGGCATGCTGGGTATAAATTCCGTTTTAATAATAAAAAAATATTCTGCGTAA